In Prescottella soli, a genomic segment contains:
- a CDS encoding acyl-CoA carboxylase subunit beta — protein MSTTTAEKLAELHEKLELSKAPGNPKAIQKRKDKGLPTPRERIDMLLDPGTFVEMGQLARQPGDPSSPYGDGVVTGHGMVDGRPVAVFAHDQTVFGGAAGEIFGRKVAAVNDFAIKIGCPVVGINESAGARIQDAVTSLAWYAEMGRRQEPLSGMCPQISIILGKCAGGAVYAPINTDIVIATEESYMFVTGPDVIKSVTGEDVSLDELGGARNQAEYGNVHHVAADEKAAFEYARQYLSYMPSSCTEKPPIINPGLEPEITEDDLSLDAFMPDADNAGYDMHDILIKIFDDGEFLEVRSQSAQNLITGFARVDGRPVGVVANQPMQLSGALDAAASDKGAHFVRVCNAYDIPLVFVVDTPGFLVGVEQEKVGVIKRGGRFLFAYVEATVPKVTVVVRKAYGGAYAVMGSKQLGADVNLAWPTARIAVMGAEGAVNLIGRRQLEAAGENAPAVRAQLINFYNEHVATPYIAAERGYIDAVIEPSTTRLEIRKALTLLRDKKVFKNPRKHHLLPF, from the coding sequence GTGAGCACCACCACCGCAGAAAAGCTTGCGGAACTGCACGAAAAGCTCGAGCTATCGAAGGCCCCGGGTAACCCGAAAGCGATCCAGAAGCGCAAGGACAAGGGCCTGCCGACGCCGCGTGAGCGGATCGACATGCTGCTCGACCCGGGCACCTTCGTCGAGATGGGACAGTTGGCGCGTCAGCCCGGTGATCCGTCCAGTCCGTACGGTGACGGTGTCGTCACCGGTCACGGCATGGTCGACGGTCGTCCGGTCGCGGTGTTCGCGCACGACCAGACCGTCTTCGGCGGTGCGGCCGGCGAGATCTTCGGCCGGAAGGTCGCCGCCGTCAACGACTTCGCCATCAAGATCGGCTGCCCGGTCGTCGGCATCAACGAGTCCGCGGGCGCGCGGATCCAGGACGCCGTGACGTCGCTCGCGTGGTACGCCGAGATGGGTCGCCGCCAGGAGCCGCTGTCGGGCATGTGCCCGCAGATCTCGATCATCCTCGGCAAGTGCGCCGGCGGTGCCGTCTACGCCCCGATCAACACCGACATCGTGATCGCGACCGAAGAGTCGTACATGTTCGTCACCGGCCCGGACGTCATCAAGTCCGTGACCGGCGAGGACGTCAGCCTCGACGAGCTGGGCGGCGCCCGCAACCAGGCCGAGTACGGCAACGTGCACCACGTCGCGGCCGACGAGAAGGCCGCGTTCGAGTACGCACGCCAGTACCTGAGCTACATGCCGTCGAGCTGCACCGAGAAGCCCCCGATCATCAACCCGGGTCTCGAGCCGGAGATCACCGAGGACGACCTGTCGCTCGACGCGTTCATGCCCGACGCCGACAATGCCGGCTACGACATGCACGACATCCTCATCAAGATCTTCGACGACGGCGAGTTCCTCGAGGTTCGTAGCCAGTCTGCGCAGAACCTCATCACCGGCTTCGCGCGGGTCGACGGCCGCCCGGTCGGCGTCGTCGCGAACCAGCCGATGCAGCTGTCGGGCGCGCTCGACGCCGCGGCGTCGGACAAGGGCGCGCACTTCGTACGGGTCTGCAACGCGTACGACATTCCGCTCGTGTTCGTCGTCGACACCCCCGGGTTCCTGGTCGGTGTGGAGCAGGAGAAGGTCGGCGTCATCAAGCGCGGCGGCCGCTTCCTGTTCGCGTACGTCGAGGCGACCGTCCCCAAGGTCACCGTCGTGGTGCGCAAGGCGTACGGCGGAGCGTACGCGGTGATGGGCTCCAAGCAGCTCGGCGCCGACGTCAATCTTGCGTGGCCCACCGCGCGCATCGCCGTCATGGGTGCCGAGGGTGCGGTCAACCTCATCGGTCGCAGGCAGCTCGAGGCCGCCGGCGAGAACGCCCCCGCTGTCCGCGCGCAGCTCATCAACTTCTACAACGAGCACGTCGCGACGCCGTACATCGCGGCCGAGCGCGGCTACATCGACGCCGTCATCGAGCCGTCGACCACCCGCCTCGAGATCCGCAAGGCACTCACCCTGCTCCGCGACAAGAAGGTGTTCAAGAACCCGCGCAAGCACCACTTGCTCCCGTTCTGA